Proteins from a genomic interval of Chanodichthys erythropterus isolate Z2021 chromosome 8, ASM2448905v1, whole genome shotgun sequence:
- the LOC137024064 gene encoding CD48 antigen-like: MVSFCLCLWFLVGVEMKPVSVKEGDSVTLHTDREMRNNDLVVWRFGPENTLIAEINVVNSSVTVNDDYDGRFRGRMKVDHQTGCLTIKNTRIEHAGRYELQINRMKKFFIVTISGVFDHDDEIMKSVMEGDSVTLHTDSEMENDDDLILWQFGNYLIAEFNKTVNSTTVNDEVLDGRFRGRLQVDPQTGSLTITNTRTEHTGFYPMQTNHMKKVFILSVYSPLPVPVIFCYCPQSSLTVSRHVLLCSVLNASQATLSWYKGNSLFSSTSVSDFSISLSLPLEVEYQDENTYSCVLNNSFTEQTQRLDISQLCYTCSDSFRGCDTVEAVIRLVATALVGVAAAAAIVVLVYDIKSRRAEQY, from the exons ATGGTTTCGTTCTGTTTGTGCCTGTGGTTTCTGGTTG gTGTTGAGATGAAGCCAGTGTCAGTGAAGGAGGGAGACTCTGTCACCCTACACACTGATAGAGAAATGAGGAATAATGATCTGGTTGTGTGGAGATTTGGGCCTGAAAACActttaatagctgaaatcaaTGTAGTGAACAGTAGTGTGACTGTAAATGATGACtatgatgggagattcagaggcAGAATGAAGGTAGATCATCAAACCGGATGTCTGACCATCAAAAACACCAGAATTGAACATGCTGGACGTTATGAACTACAGATCAACCGTATGAAGAAGTTTTTCATTGTCACTATCAGTG GTGTATTTGATCATGATGATGAGATAATGAagtcagtgatggagggagacTCTGTCACTTTACACACTGATAGTGAAATGGAGAATGATGACGATCTGATTCTGTGGCAGTTTGGAAACTACTTAATTGCTGAATTCAATAAAACAGTCAACAGCACCACTGTAAATGATGAGGTTCtcgatgggagattcagaggcAGACTGCAGGTGGATcctcaaactggatctctgaccatcacaaacaccagaaCTGAACACACTGGATTTTATCCAATGCAGACCAACCATATGAAGAAAGTTTTCATTCTCAGTGTCTATT CtcctctgcctgttcctgtcatcTTCTGTTACTGTCCTCAATCATCATTAACAGTTTCCAGACATGTTCTGCTGTGTTCAGTTTTGAATGCGAGTCAAGCAACGctctcctggtacaaaggaaacagtttattCTCCAGCACAAGTGTGTCTGATttcagcatcagtctctctctacctctggaggtggaatatcaggatgaaaacacctacagctgtgtgctcAACAATTCATTCACTGAACAGACTCAACGTCTGGACATTAGTCAACTCTGTTACACATGTTCAG ACTCTTTCCGTGGTTGTGATACTGTTGAAGCTGTGATCCGATTGGTTGCCACTGCTCTGGTGGGCGTGGCTGCTGCAGCTGCAATTGTTGTGCTGGTTTATGACATAAAATCCAGGAGAGCTGAACAGTATTGA